The following nucleotide sequence is from Oncorhynchus kisutch isolate 150728-3 linkage group LG29, Okis_V2, whole genome shotgun sequence.
CATGATTGTCAGCACACACACCTGCCGGGACTCTCCCTTCCCATATCTCAGCTCTGTGACAAAGTGTTCACAGTTTCCCCTCAGGATGCAGTAAGGCATCTCCAGGCCCAGCAGGCTGCGGGCATCCCTCAGTATGTCATAAACACTCCGGGGTTTGTGTTTGCCATCCAGCAGGTTGTTGACAAGGAACCTGTCCTTCCCCACTATCTCCTCCAGGCTCTCCTTGGTCACAACGgctgtgtcacacaacacagacactAGGCTGTAGGCACCAGCCCCAGCTGCCTCAGCTTAGGTAGGGGAGGTAAGATCAGTGGGGTGAGGCAGGGGCACGTGAGAGTGGAGGAAAGAGCAGAAAGGAAAATCTTAGGAGGGTATCAGAAtcagatcagtgatgtgtactgATGTGTATGTTTTTCTGATAGAGTATATATACGATTTTATAAACATAATCATAAGCATATTTTTTCTAGGTCCATGAATCCCTTATACATGTACTTTATAGGCTTGTCTGTGCCATGACATCCAGTATTAAAGATCAGGACCAAATTGTACTTACTGGGGGGACAGAGGTGGACGATGTAGCCTTCTCCAACATACAAGGCCCAGTGCTGATAGGTCCCCCGGAATATCTCAATCAGGTCCCCAGGTTGAGGCTTTGTTTGATATTGACAACACAATATCAGATTTTTACATTACAACTGGCAATTAGTAAACAAGTCTATATTCAATGTTAATTCAGTATTTGACAAA
It contains:
- the LOC109874224 gene encoding phospholipase A and acyltransferase 3-like; protein product: CQYQTKPQPGDLIEIFRGTYQHWALYVGEGYIVHLCPPTEAAGAGAYSLVSVLCDTAVVTKESLEEIVGKDRFLVNNLLDGKHKPRSVYDILRDARSLLGLEMPYCILRGNCEHFVTELRYGKGESRQVYYALGVGVRAVAIGMKALNAASNISCVKSKQKRILL